Proteins from one Nicotiana tabacum cultivar K326 chromosome 23, ASM71507v2, whole genome shotgun sequence genomic window:
- the LOC142177101 gene encoding uncharacterized protein LOC142177101, translated as MSRSCCKVPQETWQQGPVAKFLKKHGICAQYTMPGIPQQIGIAEKHNPTLMDMLLNMVPSKVVPNTPFELWMGRKPNLRHLHVWGCPAEARVYNPQENKLDSRTVSGYLIGYPEKSKKYMFYCPNNSSRIVEIVNARFFDNGEISGSVKKQSVEIKEVRVNILLPTNVPTSTQIPNIVHFIEEHFENAEQHLDEMLHEETNSQISEPQEITLRKSQRARKLAISDDYVVYFQESNFDTGLKKDPLLFSYAIESNESKKWIDAMKEKLKSME; from the exons ATGTCAAGGTCCTGTTGCAAAGTTCCTCAAGAAACATGGCAACAAGGTCCTGTTGCAAAGTTCCTCAAGAAACATGGCATATGTGCACAATATACTATGCCAGGAATACCTCAACAAATTGGTATTGCAGAAAAGCATAATCCAACACTTATGGATATG TTGTTAAACATGGTTCCTAGTAAGGTAGTTCCAAACACTCCTTTTGAACTGTGGATGGGAAGGAAACCTAATTTAAGGCACCTGCATGTTTGGGGTTGCCCAGCGGAGGCTAGAGTTTATAATCCACAAGAAAATAAATTAGATTCTCGAACAGTAAGTGGTTACCTTATTGGTTACCCAGAGAAATCTAAAAAGTATATGTTTTACTGTCCTAACAATAGTTCGAGAATTGTTGAAATCGTTAATGCAAGATTCTTTGACAATGGTGAAATTAGTGGAAGTGTTAAAAAACAAAGTGTGGAAATAAAAGAGGTGAGGGTCAATATTCTATTACCCACAAATGTGCCTACTTCCACACAAATACCAAATATAGTTCACTTTattgaagaacactttgaaaaTGCAGAGCAACATTTGGATGAAATGCTTCATGAAGAAACTAACTCACAAATATCTGAACCACAAGAAATTACattaagaaaatctcaaagagCAAGAAAATTAGCTATTTCAGACGATTACGTGGTTTATTTTCAAGAGTCGAATTTTGACACTGGTCTTAAAAAGGATCCGCTTTTATTTTCATACGCCATAGAAAGTAATGAGTCTAAAAAATGGATTGATGCTATGAAGGAAAAGTTAAAATCcatggaataa